The genomic window GTCGTTAAGAAGGAGAGGACCAGTGCCGAAGATTCGAACGCACCGAGGAACCGCCAAGCGCGTCAAAGTGACGGCGAATGGAAAAGTGCTGCATCGCCATCAGTTCGATGGCTGCGGTCACATCTTGAGCAAGAAGTCGCAGAAGCGCAAGCGCCATTTTCGTAAGGATCAACCGACGGCTCCGGGCGACATGCGCCGCATCCGTGCGATGATCCCGTACTTGGTGTAAGGAGGATTCGACATGGCACGCGTCAAGCGCGGCGTCGGCGGTATCAAGCACCGCCGGCGCGTGATGAAGCTGGTCAAGGGCTTTCGCGCGGCTCGCCGCCGCAACTACCGCGTCGCAAACGAGGCGCTGCTCAAATCGCTGGCATACGCGTTTCGCGACCGCCGCGTTCGCAAGCGGGACTTTCGATCGCTCTGGATCAGCCGCATCAACGCGGCTGCGCGCCGCGAG from Candidatus Dormiibacterota bacterium includes these protein-coding regions:
- the rpmI gene encoding 50S ribosomal protein L35, translating into MPKIRTHRGTAKRVKVTANGKVLHRHQFDGCGHILSKKSQKRKRHFRKDQPTAPGDMRRIRAMIPYLV
- the rplT gene encoding 50S ribosomal protein L20, with the protein product MARVKRGVGGIKHRRRVMKLVKGFRAARRRNYRVANEALLKSLAYAFRDRRVRKRDFRSLWISRINAAARREGLSYSLLMHGLKKSGVNLNRKALADLAVSDAKAFGTLLSMAKQAVGK